A genomic segment from Labrus bergylta chromosome 3, fLabBer1.1, whole genome shotgun sequence encodes:
- the vps26a gene encoding vacuolar protein sorting-associated protein 26A, which produces MSFLGGLFGPVCEIDVLLNDAENRKTAELKTEDGKVEKHYLFYDGESVSGKVNLNVKQGGKRLEHQGIRIEFVGQIELFSDKSNTHEFVDLVKELALPGELAQNRSYDFEFMQVEKPYESYTGANVRLRYFLRVTIVRRLSDLVKEYELIVHQLATYPDVNNSIKMEVGIEDCLHIEFEYNKSKYHLKDVIVGKIYFLLVRIKIQHMELQLIKKEITGIGPSTTTETETVAKYEIMDGAPVKGESIPIRLFLAGYDLTPTMRDVNKKFSVRYFLNLVLVDEEDRRYFKQQEIVLWRKAPEKLRKRNFHQRYESPEPRPQPVTAEQPEM; this is translated from the exons ATG AGTTTCCTAGGGGGTTTGTTTGGGCCGGTTTGTGAGATAGACGTTCTGCTGAACGATGCAGAGAACAGAAAGACCGCCGAGCTAAAGACAGAAGATGGGAAAGTGGAGAAACACTATCTGTTCTATGATGGAGAGTCTGTCTCTGGCAAG GTAAATCTGAATGTGAAGCAGGGAGGAAAGCGTCTGGAGCATCAGGGCATTCGCATCGAGTTTGTTGGACAGATAG AGCTGTTCTCTGATAAGAGCAACACACACGAGTTTGTGGACTTGGTGAAAGAGTTGGCTCTGCCTGGAGAACTCGCCCAGAACAGGAGCTATGACTTTGAGTTCATGCAGGTGGAGAAGCCCTATGAATCCTACACTGGAGCCAACGTCAGGCTAAG GTATTTCCTCAGGGTGACAATAGTTCGTCGTCTGTCTGATCTTGTGAAGGAATATGAGTTGATCGTCCACCAGTTAGCCACCTACCCAGACGTCAACAACTCGATCAAGATGGAGGTTGGCATAGAAGACTGTCTGCACATTGAGTTTGAATACAATAAATCAAA ATATCACCTGAAAGACGTGATCGTTGGGAAGATCTACTTCCTGCTGGTCAGGATCAAGATCCAACACATGGAGCTGCAGCTCATCAAGAAGGAGATAACAGGAATAG GTCCCAGTACTACTACAGAAACAGAGACGGTTGCAAAGTACGAGATCATGGATGGTGCTCCAGTTAAAGGAGAGTCGATCCCCATCAGACTGTTTCTGGCAG GATATGACTTAACACCCACCATGAGAGACGTCAACAAGAAGTTTTCTGTACGTTACTTTCTTAATCTGGTGCTGGTGGATGAAGAGGACAGAAGATACTTCAAACAACAG gaGATTGTTTTGTGGAGAAAAGCTCCAGAGAAGCTGAGGAAAAGAAACTTCCATCAGCGCTACGAGTCCCCTGAGCCCCGACCCCAGCCAGTGACCGCAGAGCAGCCCGAGATGTGA
- the supv3l1 gene encoding ATP-dependent RNA helicase SUPV3L1, mitochondrial: MSVNRCLSLFSRLRRHVDPRAVRVAAGSSHVSSASALLHSEHRACSVLCCRSVSNSSSSKPPDTSLFVPVSLKPDPSGDGGVGAELTQPLEKSELLKVLNRFYRRKEMQKLAADGGLDARLFHQAFISFRKYILELTSIPADLHIILSDICYGAGHIDDIYPYFMRHAKQIFPMLDCMDDLRKISDLRVPANWYPEARAIQRKIIFHAGPTNSGKTYHAIQRYLAAKTGVYCGPLKLLAHEIFEKSNNADVPCDLVTGEERTFIDLEGRASGHVACTIEMCNVTTPYEVAVVDEIQMIRDPSRGWAWTRALLGLCAEEIHVCGEPAAIDFIRELMYTTGEEVEVNTYKRLTPFTILDQAVDSLDNLSPGDCIVCFSKNDIYSISRQIEARGQECAVIYGSLPPGTKLSQAKKFNDPDDPCKILVATDAIGMGLNLSIKRIIFNSLVKPNMNEKGEKQMETISTSQALQIAGRAGRFSSKFKEGEVTTMHRDDLPVLKEILSHSVDPIETAGLHPTAEQIEMFAYHLPDATLSNLVDIFVSLSQVDGMYFVCNIDDFKFLADMIQHIPLNLRSRYVFCTAPINKKQPFVCTSFLKFARQFSRDEPLTFDWVCRHVSWPLAAPKNIKDLVHLEAVHDVLDLYLWLSYRFMDMFPDTSFVREIQQELDDIIQQGVRNITRLIKATDPTIAPPLQTQSSRRGPTDAYNGAISSDYLFGRKSLRGQRGSGEMIDSSLASRLVRDGLLTPELLQQLQKEWSKDKKQEMRNQSALHPDDNNNDTKGKKKKKKR; encoded by the exons ATGTCTGTAAACCGGTGTTTGAGTCTCTTTTCTCGGCTTCGACGCCACGTTGATCCCCGAGCTGTCCGTGTCGCCGCTGGTAGCAGTCATGTGTCTTCAGCGTCTGCTTTGTTGCATAGTGAACATCGGGCTTGTTCAGTGCTTTGCTGCAGAAGTGTGTCCAACAGTTCGTCTTCAAAGCCCCCGGACACTTCTTTGTTTGTCCCCGTCTCTCTGAAGCCTGACCCCTCGGGAGATGGAGGTGTGGGAGCAGAGCTGACCCAACCTCTCGAGAAAA gtgagcTGCTGAAGGTTCTGAACAGGTTTTATAGGAGGAAGGAGATGCAGAAGCTGGCAGCAGACGGTGGCCTGGATG CACGTCTCTTTCACCAGGCCTTCATTAGCTTCAGGAAGTACATCCTGGAATTGACATCTATCCCCGCTGACCTGCACATCATCCTCAGTGACATCTGCTATGGAGCAG GTCATATAGACGACATCTATCCATACTTTATGCGTCATGCTAAGCAAATCTTCCCAATGCTGGACTGTATGGACGACCTGAGAAAGATCTCAGACCTCAGAGTCCCGGCTAACTG GTACCCAGAGGCACGTGCCATCCAGAGGAAGATCATTTTCCATGCTGGTCCCACCAACAGTGGCAAAACCTACCATGCCATCCAGCGCTACCTGGCTGCGAAGACTGGAGTGTACTGTGGCCCCCTGAAGCTGCTGGCGCACGAGATCTTTGAGAAGAGCAACAATGCt GATGTGCCGTGTGACTTAGTCACTGGAGAGGAAAGGACCTTCATTGACTTGGAGGGTCGAGCGTCTGGTCATGTGGCCTGTACCATTGAGATGTGCAATGTGACAACACCTT atGAAGTGGCTGTAGTCGATGAAATTCAAATGATTAGAGATCCTTCCAGAGGCTGGGCCTGGACCAGAGCACTATTGG GTTTGTGTGCAGAGGAGATTCATGTGTGTGGTGAACCTGCAGCTATAGACTTTATCAGAGAGCTGATGTACACGAcgggagaggaggtggag GTGAACACATACAAGCGTCTAACTCCATTCACAATCCTCGACCAAGCTGTGGATTCATTAGACAACTTGAGTCCAGGAGACTGTATTGTCTGCTTcagtaaaaatgacatttactcCATCAGCAGGCAGATTGAGGCCAGAGGGCAGGAATGTGCAGTCATTTATGGGAGTTTACCTCCAG GCACTAAGCTCTCACAGGCCAAGAAGTTCAATGACCCCGATGACCCCTGCAAGATCCTGGTTGCTACAGATGCCATTGGAATGGGCCTGAACCT GAGTATTAAACGTATCATCTTCAACAGTCTGGTGAAGCCAAATATGAACGAGAAAGGGGAGAAACAGATGGAGACCATCAGCACATCACAAGCTCTGCAGATAGCAGGCAGAGCAGGGAG GTTCTCCTCCAAGTTCAAAGAGGGTGAAGTCACCACCATGCACAGAGATGATCTGCCTGTTCTGAAGGAAATACTCAGCCACTCTGTAGACCCCATAGAG actgCAGGGCTGCATCCTACAGCGGAGCAGATAGAGATGTTCGCCTATCATCTACCTGATGCTACACTGTCCAACCTTGTG GACATCTTTGTCAGCCTCTCTCAGGTGGACGGGATGTATTTTGTCTGCAACATTGACGACTTCAAGTTTCTAGCCGACATGATTCAGCACATCCCGCTCAACCTGAGGTCACGCTACGTCTTCTGTACTGCTCCCATCAACAAGAAACAACCTTTTGTGTGCACCTCCTTTCTGAAG TTTGCCCGTCAGTTCAGTCGAGACGAACCCCTGACGTTTGACTGGGTCTGCCGTCATGTCAGCTGGCCTCTGGCTGCCCCCAAAAACATCAAAGACCTGGTTCACCTGGAGGCCGTTCATGATGTGTTAGATCTTTACCTCTGGTTAAG CTACCGTTTCATGGACATGTTCCCAGACACGAGCTTTGTACGAGAAATCCAGCAGGAACTTGATGACATCATCCAACAGGGCGTCCGAAACATCACCCGTCTCATCAAGGCCACAGACCCGACCATCGCCCCCCcgctgcagacacagagcagcaggcGCGGACCGACAGACGCTTACAACGGAGCCATAAGCAGTGACTATTTGTTTGGCCGTAAAAGTCTGAGGGGGCAAAGAGGCTCAGGagagatgattgacagctctctCGCTAGTCGGCTGGTCAGAGACGGGCTGCTGACTCCTGAACTGCTCCAGCAGCTTCAGAAGGAGTGGTCGAAAGACAAGAAGCAGGAGATGAGAAATCAGAGTGCACTCCATCCAGATGATAACAATAATGACaccaaagggaaaaaaaaaaagaaaaagagatga